Part of the Vagococcus teuberi genome, ATAAAAATCAGTCAGACCTGTTTTATGATATTGAGTTACCAATTGCGCTGATTTTAGCTGATATGGAAATCGAGGGCATCACAGTTAATGCCAGTCGTCTGCAAGAAATGAAGGGCGAGTTTGCTGAGAGATTAGGTGAAATCGAGCAAACAATTTATGAGATTGCAGGAGAAGAGTTTAATATTAACTCACCGAAACAATTAGGCGTCATTTTATTTGAAAAGATGGGCTTGCCAGTGATTAAGAAAACTAAAACAGGTTACTCAACAGCAGTCGATGTGTTAGAAAAATTAAAAGGTGAGTCGCCGATTATTGAGAGTATCTTATCATATCGTCAACTTGCTAAAATTCAATCAACTTATGTTGAAGGGTTACTAAAAGTGATTTTTGAGGATAATAAAATTCACACACGTTATATTCAAACATTGACACAAACAGGTCGACTAAGTTCAGTTGATCCGAACTTACAAAATATTCCAATCCGATTGGAAGAAGGACGAAAAATTCGTCAAGCATTTGTCCCACGTGAAAAAGGATGGAAATTATTCGCTTCAGATTACTCTCAAATTGAGTTACGAGTTTTAGCCGCTATTTCAGATGATGAGCATTTAAAAGAAGCTTTCATTGAAGGGTTAGATATCCACTCTAGTACAGCAATGCGTGTCTTTGGCATAGAAAAGGCTGAGGATGTTGACAGCAACATGCGACGTCAAGCCAAAGCTGTAAACTTTGGTATTGTGTATGGTATTAGTGATTACGGCTTATCGCAAAACTTAGGAATTACACGAAAAGAAGCACAAGAATTTATCGACCGCTACTTTACTATGTATCCAGGCGTTAAGACGTACATGGAAGACATTGTGCGTGAGGCAAAAGATAAAGGGTACGTTGAAACGTTGTACCATCGCCGTCGTTACTTACCAGATATTAACGCTAGAAACTTTAATTTGCGTTCATTTGCTGAAAGAACAGCGATAAACACACCGATTCAAGGAAGTGCTGCTGATATCTTGAAGATTGCAATGATTAAAATCAACAAACGCTTGAAAGAAGAAAACATGCAAGCAACCATGCTGTTACAAGTACACGATGAGTTGGTATTTGAAGCACCAGAAGAAGAAATTCCAGCTTTACAAAAATTAGTCGAAGACACAATGAACCATGCTGTTGACTTATCCGTGCCGCTAAGAGCAGATAGTAGCTATGGTGATACATGGTATGATGCAAAATAACTTAAAGGGGTAGAACCAATGCCTGAATTACCAGAAGTTGAGACGGTCAGAAAAGGTCTTGTCCAACTTGTTAAAGATAAAGAAATAAACAATGTTATTGTTGACTGGGGAAAAATTGTCGAGTCTCCTGAAGTAGATGATTTTATCCATACACTTGTTGGTCAAAAAATATTAGACGTTGACCGACGAGGAAAATTTCTAATATTTAAACTAAGTCAAAATGATATGATTAGCCATTTGCGAATGGAAGGAAAGTTTGAATATCATAATCAAACAGACGACATTCAAAAACACACGCATGTCCGTTTTCAGTTTACTGATGGGACAGAGTTGCGCTATTTAGATGTCAGAAAATTTGGTCGTTTATCACTTGAGCCAAAAGGTCTTGGTGAAGAGTATAAAGGAATTAAAAAACTTGGACCTGAGCCAGTGATACCAGATTTTGATTTAGAAGTATTTAGAGAAGAACTGAAGAAAAAACATCGTGCAATTAAGCCTTTATTACTCGATCAAACGCTTGTGACAGGGTTAGGAAATATTTATGTAGACGAAGCATTATATCAGTCATGTATTCACCCAGAACAAGTCGCTTCTAAATTAACCAAAACGGAAGTTGATGCACTACATTCAGCGATTATCGACGTACTTGCTACAGCTGTTAAGGCTGGTGGTACGACGATTCGAACATATAAAAATGCCTTAGGAGATGCTGGGCATTTCCAAGTGTATTTATCGGCATACGGCAAGCAAGGAGAACCTTGTAAGCGATGTGGCCATTCAATCGAAAAAATAAAAGTTGCCCAACGAGGTACGCATTTTTGTCCAGTTTGTCAAGTCACACACGATTAGGAGGATGAGCATGACGTATTTATTAGGCTTAACAGGAGGCATTGCTTCCGGAAAATCAACCGTTACGCAAATGTTTAGATCAAAAAATATTCCAGTTATTGACGCAGATATTATCGCAAGAGAAGTCGTTAAACCAGGAAAACCAGGACTAGAAAAGATTGTGTCACACTTTGGTAAAGATGTGTTGTTAGAAGACGGCACGTTAGATCGAAAAAAATTAGGAACGATTATTTTTAATGATGATGCCAAACGAGCATTACTCAATCATATTTTGTCTGATGAAATTCGTACGCGTATTTTGGAAATGATTGAACTTTGTAAAAAATCTGATCCGTCACTCATCGTTCTTGATATTCCACTTTTATATGAAGGTGGTTATGACGAAATAGTGGATGATGTTATGGTTTGCTATGTACCAAGAGACATTCAGTTAAAACGTTTGATGGCTCGTGATCATCTCAAAGAAAATGGTGCGATTAAACGAATTGACAGCCAAATGAGCCTAGAAGAAAAGAAATCACGGGCTGATGTGGTGATTGATAATAGTGGACGAATAGATGAAACACTGAAACAAGTACAAACTTGGTTTGATACAATTATAAAAGAAAAATCACCTGAATAATCTTTTCAGGTGATTTCTTTTTTTATTTTGTTGCGTTGTCTTTTCGTTTATATAAACCAAACGTTAAAACAAAACTAATTAACATAATGATTGATGCAATACCAATTGTTTTGACCACACTATTAGTAAAGTTATTGTCTAATTTTTTAACGATATCATTTTGAATATCTTTTGTTAAGTGCAACTCTTCTGGATTAGATTGTTTTAATACTCTAATAGAAGAACCGGCACTACCAATAACACTTGATTCAAGTGATTTTTGGACTTGTGTTGGTAGGCCAACATTATCTAAAGTATGTGGGATATCATGTTGTAATTGTAAGCCAAAAATTGTTCCGATAATCGCAATCCCTAAAGCAGAACCAATTTGACGAACAGTTGATTGGATACTTGATCCTTGACCAGATTGAGCAGGTGGCACGTCTTTTAAGACGATAGAGGTTAATTGAGCAGAAGCAAAACCTAACCCAATACCATAAACTACTAACCAGACAATAATCCATGTTAAGCCATTATTTGGATCAACCGTTTTAAAGAATCCAAAAAAGCCAAGTGTTTCTAAGAATAAACCAAGTGACACAACAAATGATGCCGATGTTTTCTCAACGATAAATGACGCCATCCCACCAGCTAAGAATGCACCAAGTCCCATCATTGCTAAAATTGCACCTGATTTAATTGGACTTAATGTTAAGATGTTTTGTAAGAATAAAGGCAATAGGAATAGTAATCCTGATTCACCAATTGCCACAATCCCAGCAATCGTATTTCCCAATGAAAAACTTATGAATTTGAATAAAGATAAATCAAGTAAATGAGATTTTTTATTTTTAATCAAATGAGCTTCCCAAACTAAGAATAATGCAAAGAAAAGAGCTCCTACAACAAGTAACGTTGGGATAATGGATAAGTTAAAGAGTGTTGGGTGATCGCCTTTTACATGCCACCAACCATAATTACGGCCTTCAATAATACCGAATACCAATAAAATTAAGCCGATAGTTGATAAAATAAATCCAAAAAAGTCAAACCCACTTGTCATTTTTTCGCCATATGTTTCTGGTAAATATTTTAATGACGCTAAAATAATAAATAACCCAATAGGTAAATTAATCCAGAAAATCCAATGCCATGTCATGTAAGTGGTGAAATAACCACCAAGTAATGGTCCAATCGCTGCCATACCAGAAATCACAGAACCCCATACGGCAAAAGCGACAATCCGATCTTTACCGAAAAAGAGCGAATTAACAGCGGATAATGTGGTTGGAAGAACTGTTGCCCCACCTAAACCTTGAATTGAACGGGCTGCTAACATAAAGGTGATATCTTTAGAGAAACTTGCCATAATAGATCCTACTAAAAAGATGGCAATCCCTATAATCAACATTTTTTTTCGTCCGAAATTATCGGCGATGCGTCCCATTGTAATCAAAAGGGAAGAAAAAATTAAAGAATATAGCGTGATAATCCACTCAGCATCGGTAAAGGATAATTTTAAATCTTTCATAATAACTGGAATAGATACATTGACGATTGTTCCGTCAATAACAACTAATGAAACAGATAAGGCTAAAATCGCTAATGCCCACCATTTGTGTTTCACTGTTTTTGGTTGTGCTGCTGTTGTGTTTGTCACTTAAAACACCTCACTTAAATTTTTATTACGACTGTATCTTACACCTAAAGTGACAATCTGTCACACGATTTGCGAGAAAATCAAACTTTTTTTACAAGTGACTTCAAAATTGCTTTTTTTTGGTGAAAAAATTCATGAATAGTCATAAAATATCCTGAAAAGAGTCGAAAAAGTGTGATGAATATTTGAGTAAGGAATTTCTAGAAAATTGTTTATCTATACCAACAGCAGTATTACATGTTATAATAGTCCTACTATTTAGTCTATCAAGACGTCTTTAAAGAAGAGGTGAAAAGAAATGCAATGTCCAAGATGTCACTATAGTGGATCGCGAGTGGTAGATAGTCGTCCAGCAGATGACAATCGTGCTATTAGACGTAGGAGAGAATGTGAAGATTGTGGCTTTCGTTTTACAACGTTTGAACGCATAGAAGTGTCGCCATTGCTTGTAGTAAAGAAGAATGGTGCAAGAGAAGAGTTTAATCGTGAAAAAATATTAAGAGGCTTAGTCCGATCAGCGGAAAAACGTCCAGTGTCAATGGATCAAATGGAACAAGTTGTTGAGAAAGTTGAAAATAGGATTCGAAGTATCGGAGAAAACGAAGTCTCAACGAATTTAATTGGTGAGTTTGTAATGGAAGAATTAGTTAACCTTGATGAGATAGCTTATATTAGGTTTGCCAGTGTTTACCGTCAGTTTAAAGATATGAGTGTCTTTTTGAAAGAGTTACAAGAAATTATTGATAAAGAGCAAGTAGATTAATAGATAGAGAAAGTGATGTGAGAATAGGTGACTAAAACACAGCCCCATTTAAAGCCTAAAGATACATTTGAGGTACATTACTGTAGCTTGTTAAATGGAGAAGATACACGTGTTTTAAACCTACTGTATCAACCAATTGTTGGTGGTAATGCGTTAGTGTTGTATCATAATTTAATCATTAACAAAGACAGTTTTAAAAAACCAACCAGGCATTTTATTTTACAAGATATGATGAATAACGGGCTTCAAGAATTGTATCAAGCAAGAACTAGACTTGAAGCAATTGGGTTATTAAAAACATATGTCCGAAAAAAAGATGAGGGGTATCATTATATCTACTCTCTTGACAATATATTATCTCCACAAGTTTTTTTATCTGATGAGACACTATGTTTGTTGTTATTAGATAGAGTAGGTGAAGATCGATTTAATTACTTAGTGGAATTATTTAAACCGGAAAAACTTGATTTATCTGAATACACAGATGTAACAAGTAGTTATGTTGAGGTATTTCATATTGCATCAGAACGTTTGGTACAAGCCAACGAACTTTTATCAGACACGATGCAACAAATGAAAGAAGCGCCTGTGGGTAAAAAACCTGAAATAGAGCCAAAAACATTTGATTGGGATTTTTTCTTTGATAGTTTGGCTGGATTAAATATTGATGAATCGTTCTTAGTTAATGAGTTTAAACCAATTATTTTAACGGTTCATGGGTTATATGGCATTAATGAACTTGATATGATTAATCATGTTAAGTATTGTTTGGACTATGTGACTAATCAAGTTGATGTCAAAGAGTTTAAGAGACGTATCTATAAGACGTATCATCAAGCTAAAAAGCCAACTGGACAAAATACGGTACAAGCTCAACCAACGATATATAGTGACGAACAACTTAGCCGACATAAAAATGATTTAAAACATCAAGGGTTCACTCAACAAGAGATTGATGTTATCGTCTCTTGTGAGAAGATTCCCCCACTTGTATTTTTGAAATCAATTAAAGATCAGAAAAACGGGTTTGTCTCACAGAATGAACGGTGGACGATAGAAAACTTGAAGAAACAGTCAAACTTACCTGTTGAGGTTATTAACATGTTGATACACTATTGTTTAGTTGTTTTGGGTAATTCATCTTTAAACCAAAATATGGTAAATACTATAGCCAATGACTGGTCACAGCATAAGATTACAACGGCATCTGCAGCACTCATTCAAGTAAAGAACTTTAAAAAAGAGTCTGAAAATAAAAAAGTGAAGAAAACATATAATCGAAACTACACAAAACAACCTGCTAGAAAAGAAACCTTACCAGAATGGGCAAGTAGTGCTACTGTGAGAAAAGAAACACCTTTAGCAGGAGATGAGTTGAAGCAACTAGAGGCGCAACTCAAACAATTTAATCAAGGTGGTGGATCATCATGAAACACATAAACCAGCATTTAAATCGAACGGTGAATAATCAAAATATTAACGATCGATTAATTCAACTGATGGAAGTTGTACAAAAAGATAAAGATGTACAAGAATTTATCGCATCAAATAGAGAGTATTTATCTGATGAAGATATTTTAAAAAGCTCAGCAAAGCTTTATGAATATGTAAAAGAAAAAGAAAAATTTTTAGCCAATGATGCTTCTATGATTGCTCCTGGCTATGAACCAAAATTGTTTTTAAATCATCACTTTATTGATGTAACGTATGTACCGACAGAGGAATTGATTCGCAAAAAAGAATACGAAACAGTTCGTAATAGGGTAAATGCCATTTCCATGCCTAAAGACATTAAAGATGCTTCCTTGGATTCGTTCAATATTACCTCTGAGCGAAAAGAAGCATTAAGTGCGTCTATTACATTTATGAATGATTATCTAGACAATCCTAAAGAATTTCATCAAGGTTTATATTTGTATGGAACTTTTGGCGTCGGAAAAACGTATTTATTAGGTGCAATTGCAAATAGTTTAGCAATCAAAGGCGTGAAGAGTACAATTTTACATTTCCCAACGTTTTGTGTGGAAATGAAACAATCAATCAAAGATGACAGTGTGGCTTCTAAACTAGATAGTGTAAAAAAAACACCTATCCTAATGTTAGATGATATTGGAGCAGATTCGATGAGTACATGGATAAGAGACGATATACTGGGTGTTATCTTACAGTACCGTATGCAAGAAAAATTACCAACGTTTTTCTCATCTAATCTAGACATGAAACAACTCGAAGAAGAGCATCTACGCTTCTCACAAAAAGGAGACGATGAGCCGCTTAAAGCTAAGAGGATTATGGAGCGAATCAAGTACCTCTCAAAACAAATCACCATGATTGGTGAGAACCGTCGTTTAGATAACGAGTTTTAACGTCAGTCTGTTATCAAAAACTGATTGACAAAGGGATTACAGACTAGTATAATTATTTTTGTTGCTTAAGGAGTGATAGAATGAAGTGGGCTTTATCAGAACTAAATAAGTTTCGTGGAAGTCAAGTTGATTTTGAAGAAACGATTGATTTAAACGCCTCTTTAGAGCAAAGAGAACCATCTATTATTGATATTTCTCCGATTAAAGTAAATGGGTTTTTAAAAGTTGATGAGTTGGGTTATTACGCTCATATGACGGTTGAAACCATTCTTACTGTACCATCATCTCGTTCACTTGAACCTGTTGAGTTGCCACTAGACCTCATCATTGATGAAGAATATATGACACCAAGGCAGTATGATGCATTGAAAGATGTACCAGAAGATGATAAAAACTTGATAATTGTATTGGAAAAAGATTTGATTGATTTAACAGAAGCAATTGAAGACTTTATCCTACTAAATTTACCATTACAAGTCTTAACAGAAGAAGAAAAGCAATCAACAGAATTACCAAAAGGAGACTTTTGGCAAGTTGTTTCAGAAGATGATATTATCGAAGAGTTAGAATCTGAAACACAATCAACCATTGATCCTCGTCTTGCTAAATTATCTGACTTTTTCAAGGAAGATGAGCAGTAGGATTGGAATATATGTGACTTGTCACGTATTTAAGTTAGTAGGGAGGTGTATCTAAATGGCAGTACCAAAAAGAAAAACGTCAAAAGCTCGTAAAAATAGACGTCGTACTCATTACAAATTGTCTGCACCAGGTTTAACAGCTTGTAGCAACTGTGGTGAAATGAGAAAATCTCATCATGTGTGCCCTTCATGTGGTCATTATGATGGAAAAGACGTTATGACTAAAGAAGCATAATTTACATTTTTAATAGAAAATGTAAAACCGTTAGACTAACCATGGAGTCTAACGGTTTTTTGTTTTTCTTAAACCAAAATTTATTTTGCTTTCTGTACCTGATTTAATTCGTTTGATATTATCTTTATGACGTACAATAATAAATAACGTAATCGCCACAGCCAGTGTGGTTAATAACCAGTTCTGTTCTGCTAAAACAAATGGTGCATAAATTGGTAATATTATAGTAGAAATGGTAATAATAATGGCACTAATCATACTAGCTAAACTCACTGTACTCGTTAAAAACAAGAATAAGACAAACAGACTACCTGAATAGATAAAAAATGTTGGTGAATAGGCTAATAACATCCCTGCACTTGTCGCAACGGCTTTGCCACCTTTGAAATGGCCAAATATTGGGAACGTATGTCCAAGAATAGCTGCAACACCAAACCACAATGGGTCAATTGATAAACCAAACCACATCGGTAAACTCGTTGCTACCGTTCCTTTTAGTATGTCCATAAATAAAACGGCTGTTCCGGCACGCTTTCCCAGTACACGGAAAGTATTAGTCGTTCCAGTGTTACCACTACCAAATTCTCTAATATCTTTATGGTAAAAGATCTTGCCAATCCAAACCCCTGATTGTATCGAGCCTAACAAGTAGGCTAATATAAATAACGAAATAGTTTTCACGTTGTATCCTCCTTAAGGTCAGTCATTATTTTACCATGAAATAAACGAGTGAACAATTGAGATAGGCACATTATGGGAAGTAAATAGCAAATTTTGTTATAATTGACGTATAAAATAGGGAGGTCATTAATATGGCATATAAAGATTTAGGCGACCAAAAAGTAAAAGAGATTTTAACTAATGCAAAGACTATCGCAGTTGTTGGTCTAAGTGATAATCCTGAAAAAACAAGTTACCGTGTAGCAGAAGTCATGCAAAATGCTGGATATAAGATTATTCCAGTTAACCCAATGAAAGAGGGCAAAACAATTTTAAGTGAAAAAGTCTATCCTTCTATTGAATCAGTTGATCAACCAATTGATATTGTCGATGTCTTTAGACCAAGTGCAGCTTTAGTAGATGTGGCGAAAGATTTTTTAAAATCAGAAGCACCTGTTTTTTGGGCACAATTAGGGATCGAAAATGATGAAGCAGCTGACCTTTTATATGATCATGGTATAACAGATGTTATCATGAATCGCTGTATTAAAATCGAATTACAAAAGTAATCAACAAGTGCAAAATTGCACTTGTTTTTTTAATCTTCCTTTAAACGTAAAATTAGTATAAAAAATAGGTAAAACGTTCGTTTTTAAGACGAATTTTAATAAATGTAATTGCTTTTATATTGTTAAATGCTATAATTTAAGAGTGTTCAAGTATGTGAATACAGACGATTAAAAGGAGGAGCAGTCATTGTTTAAAAAAGTATTGAAGTATACAGGTCTAGTTGCGTTGGTAGCAACTCTAGGTGCATGTGGTAGCGATTCTGCTAAAGATAAAGGAAGCGAATCAAGTAAAGGTAAAGATGATAAAACCATTGAAACATTATCAGTTGGTTTTGTCCCATCAAGAGATCCAGAGGAAATTGTTTCTGCAACTGAACCTCTGAAAGAACTAATGCAAAAAGAGTTAAAAGAACAAGGATACGATGTTAAAAAAATCGATATCACTGTTGGAACTAACTTTGAAGCTGTTGGTGAGTCACTAGATTCAGGTACACTTGACATTGGATTTATTCCAGGTGGTACATATGTATTATATGATGAAGGGGCAGAACCTATCTTAACTGCAACACGTGCTGGATTATCAATCGACTCAGACGAAGCAAAAGTTTGGAATGAAAACAAACCAACTGAGCCAACTGACAAACAAGTTGATTCTTACCGTGCATTAATGATTGCTGGACCATCTTCAAAAGGTCAAGCAGTTGCAGATAAAGTAAATAAAGGTGAAAAAGTATCATGGGATGATTTAAATAATCTTTCATGGAGTGTGATGAGTTCATCTTCTCCAGCTGGATATATTTACCCAAGTCTATGGTTAAACGAAAACTACGACAAAAAAATCACTGATTTAAAAAATATCGTTCAATCAGATTCTTACGGTAGTGCCTTTGCTCGTTTAGCTTCAGGTCAAGTTGATGTGGTATTAACTTATGCCGATGCTCGTCGTGACAATGAAGAAAACTGGAAAAAAGAGTTTGGCCGCGATAAATCTATCTGGGATGAAACAAACGTTATTGGCGTAACACCAGCTATTTATAACGATACTATCTCAGTAAGTAAAAACTCAAAAACAATGACAGATGATTTGAAAAAAGCGTTACAAAAATCATTTATCAACATCGCTAAAACAGATGAAGGTAAAAAAGTTATTGGAATTTACAGCCACGAAGGTTATGTAGAAGCAAATCCTAAAGACTATGATAATGAACGAAAAGCACAAAAATTAGTTCAAGACGCTAAATAAATTTAAGAAATAAATAAATTTAAGAAAAACGACACGTCAAACTGCGATCATCTCTTTTGATGATGGCAGTTTGTTTTTAGAAAGGATTTTAAGATGATAAAGTTTGACAATGTCCAAATGGTTTATCCAAATGGTTATGTAGGGTTAAAAGATATTAATTTAGAAATTGAGCAAGGTGAGTTTGTTGCAATCATCGGACTATCAGGAGCGGGTAAATCGACCTTGATTCGTTGTGTCAACCGTATGCATGACATTTCAAGTGGGACTCTGATGGTGAATGATACAAACGTTGGCAAAATTAAAGGAAAAGAAATTAGAGCGTTTCGTCGTCAAATTGGAATGATTTTCCAATCATTTAATTTGATTACCCGTGCAACTGTATTAAAAAATGTGATGATTTCGTCTGTTCCAGAACTTCCTTGGTGGAGACGTGTGTTTGGTATTTTTCCAGAAGACGTCAAAGTGACAGCTTTAGAGTCTCTTGATAACGTTGGCATTTTAGATAAAGCATTTGTCAGAGTGGATCAACTATCTGGTGGGCAACAACAACGTGTGGCCTTAGCTAGAACACTCGCCAGTCATCCTGAAGTGATATTAGCCGATGAGCCAGTTGCCGCTCTTGACCCTGTCACAGCAAAAACGGTCATGGGTGATTTTAAACGCATTAACAAAGATTTAAATATTTCCGTATTAATTAATATTCACCATGTTGATTTGGCATTAGAATATGCTGATCGAGTGATTGGGATTAGACAAGGACAAATCGTGTATGATGGTCCATCAAAAGACGTGACAGAAGATGTGTTATCAACCATTTATGATGGGGATAAGAAAGGAGAGTAACCATGCGTAAAAAAACGATCACTTTGCCGAATGGAAAACAAGTCGTTCAAAAAGCATCTTACACTCCGCTCATTGTGTTATTGGTTCTTATTTTCATGTACATCTCTATACAAGTAACACAATTTAACTTCACGCAATTACTAACTCGTGGCGATCAGTTTTTTGTGATGCTAAAAGCTATGTTTCCACCTAAAATGGACTTTTTAAGTAAAGTTTGGACACCACTGTTTGACACGATTAAAATGTCACTCTTAGGGTCACTTATTGGGGCATTATTAGCTGTTCCATTTGCTATATTGGCTTCTAATAATATTGTAAAAAATCGCTTTGTTTCTTCTTTATTCAAACTGATTTTAAGTTTTTTAAGAACTCTACCAACAATCGTTATCGCGTTAATCGCAACTTTCGTAT contains:
- the phnC gene encoding phosphonate ABC transporter ATP-binding protein; its protein translation is MIKFDNVQMVYPNGYVGLKDINLEIEQGEFVAIIGLSGAGKSTLIRCVNRMHDISSGTLMVNDTNVGKIKGKEIRAFRRQIGMIFQSFNLITRATVLKNVMISSVPELPWWRRVFGIFPEDVKVTALESLDNVGILDKAFVRVDQLSGGQQQRVALARTLASHPEVILADEPVAALDPVTAKTVMGDFKRINKDLNISVLINIHHVDLALEYADRVIGIRQGQIVYDGPSKDVTEDVLSTIYDGDKKGE
- the phnE gene encoding phosphonate ABC transporter, permease protein PhnE; its protein translation is MRKKTITLPNGKQVVQKASYTPLIVLLVLIFMYISIQVTQFNFTQLLTRGDQFFVMLKAMFPPKMDFLSKVWTPLFDTIKMSLLGSLIGALLAVPFAILASNNIVKNRFVSSLFKLILSFLRTLPTIVIALIATFVFGLGTMAGTVAIFIFTISYVGKLTYEQIEALDMSTFEALESMGLTRLQAFRYSVIPAILPSYLSTSLFNFEGNLRYASILGYVGAGGLGILLNEQLGWRDYGNVGTILVVLVITVGIIETISEYFRKKLQ